The Sphingobium aromaticiconvertens genome has a segment encoding these proteins:
- a CDS encoding SDR family NAD(P)-dependent oxidoreductase has product MMLITGGTGSIGREIAAQALEAGWRVVVHGRTQDSVDTVIKGFTRQPTDMVGYAGNAFAEGAVPSIVERAASSFGRIDAVVDCVTGGPPGVVGRFVDTDPAGYPCLLDASVAHIQRLAHAALPWLARRGGTLIAFASDAGRFAAPGQAAIGASRAGIMGFVRNLAMDAAQDGVRVHCIAPGFVEGSASLVRTEARAPDRVAKARMRAGLGLPTPADIAPLVLFLCGDGARKVTGQIISVNGGLNA; this is encoded by the coding sequence ATGATGTTGATAACCGGCGGAACCGGCTCGATCGGGCGAGAGATCGCAGCCCAGGCGCTGGAGGCTGGCTGGCGTGTGGTGGTTCATGGCCGCACGCAGGACAGCGTCGACACGGTGATTAAAGGGTTCACCCGGCAGCCCACGGACATGGTCGGTTATGCCGGGAACGCGTTTGCAGAAGGTGCCGTGCCGTCGATCGTGGAACGCGCCGCTTCCAGTTTCGGTCGGATCGATGCCGTGGTCGATTGCGTGACGGGCGGCCCGCCCGGCGTGGTCGGACGCTTCGTCGACACCGATCCTGCGGGTTATCCGTGCCTGCTGGATGCATCGGTCGCCCATATCCAGCGGCTGGCCCATGCCGCCTTGCCCTGGCTGGCGCGGCGAGGCGGAACATTGATTGCCTTCGCCTCCGATGCCGGGCGTTTCGCGGCGCCGGGGCAGGCGGCGATCGGCGCGTCGCGGGCGGGGATTATGGGCTTTGTCCGCAACCTCGCGATGGACGCCGCGCAGGATGGTGTCCGGGTTCATTGCATAGCGCCGGGCTTCGTCGAAGGCAGCGCCAGCTTGGTACGGACAGAGGCGCGCGCGCCTGATCGGGTCGCCAAAGCGAGGATGCGTGCGGGCCTTGGCCTGCCGACGCCTGCGGACATCGCGCCGCTGGTCCTGTTCCTGTGTGGCGATGGAGCGCGCAAGGTCACAGGCCAGATCATCAGCGTGAATGGTGGATTGAACGCATGA
- a CDS encoding SDR family NAD(P)-dependent oxidoreductase: MKGLIEGKVAVITGAGSGVGQAAALLFTRHGARVVVADIDAARADETVAMIHVEGGEACAARCNVADEIDVERLITLAVVTYGRLDILYNNAGITVMGSPGKGPKPLVETTAEEITAVQAVNVNGVLYGCKAAIAVFAQQGGGGAIINTASVAGLIGYGGVAYGATKGAVVGLTRTLAMEVAAQGIRINSVCPAGMPTRYGGMDSTGPNADRVRQSMGAAHPLGCAIDPMDCANAALFLVSDLAANITGVNLPVDGGLSAGVPLRR, encoded by the coding sequence ATGAAGGGACTGATCGAAGGCAAGGTTGCCGTGATCACGGGTGCGGGATCGGGGGTAGGACAGGCGGCGGCGCTGCTCTTCACTCGCCATGGCGCGCGCGTCGTGGTGGCCGACATCGATGCCGCCCGCGCCGACGAAACGGTAGCGATGATCCATGTCGAGGGCGGCGAAGCCTGTGCCGCGCGTTGCAATGTAGCGGATGAAATCGATGTCGAACGACTGATCACGCTTGCGGTCGTCACCTATGGGCGGCTCGATATCCTGTATAATAATGCGGGCATCACCGTCATGGGATCGCCGGGGAAGGGACCAAAACCGCTTGTCGAGACGACCGCCGAGGAAATCACGGCGGTGCAGGCGGTGAACGTCAATGGCGTACTTTATGGGTGCAAGGCTGCCATCGCGGTATTTGCGCAGCAAGGCGGTGGCGGGGCGATCATAAACACGGCGTCGGTGGCTGGACTGATCGGCTATGGCGGGGTGGCCTATGGGGCGACCAAGGGCGCTGTCGTCGGGCTGACCCGGACGCTGGCGATGGAGGTTGCTGCGCAGGGCATAAGGATCAATTCGGTGTGCCCGGCGGGCATGCCTACCCGCTATGGCGGCATGGATTCGACCGGTCCCAATGCCGATCGCGTGCGCCAAAGCATGGGGGCCGCGCATCCGCTGGGTTGTGCGATCGACCCGATGGATTGCGCCAACGCCGCGCTGTTCCTGGTGTCCGATCTCGCCGCCAATATAACAGGCGTGAATTTGCCGGTCGATGGTGGCCTTTCGGCGGGCGTTCCGCTGCGCCGATGA
- a CDS encoding aldehyde dehydrogenase family protein, with translation MEGGFVEGRHVAGLGAPFTVENPSTGSVIKTLSGMSLRQVGEAISSARRAFDSGIWSDLPIAARAETLRRYVAGLEARADRIIDLVALEAGCPRFTPSMRSQVQTPLAQAYQIIDLALALPDYEDNPLPISERVNPMGQPYQSLRQYTPIGVVAAIAAYNFPFLTALWKVMPALITGNMVVLRPSPLTPLSAVVFGEAADEAGLPPGVLNIVVEGGIEGAQLLTTHADVDMVAFTGSTAVGVQVMQQAAATMKRLQLELGGKSAQIFLPDAIDKVVPVMIGACTAHAGQGCALGTRIFVPEADKPAIVEKIKAAFAAIRIGGADDLTTQLGPVISAAQRARCEHFVALAVESGGTIVTGGRRPDSPEGGFFFEPTVLDLPDNANPAAQEEIFGPVLCIIGYRDLDHAVQMANDSRYGLSGYVFGADRRKALEVALRIKSGTVNVNGAMMSSYVSAGGQRMSGVGRERGVEGIRLYQQLSCINMGA, from the coding sequence ATGGAGGGAGGGTTTGTCGAGGGCCGCCATGTTGCGGGGTTGGGAGCGCCATTTACGGTCGAAAATCCATCGACCGGCAGCGTGATCAAGACTCTGAGCGGCATGTCCCTGCGGCAAGTCGGGGAAGCGATCAGTTCTGCGCGCCGGGCATTTGATTCAGGTATCTGGAGCGACCTGCCGATTGCGGCGCGCGCAGAGACGTTGCGACGCTATGTCGCGGGGCTGGAGGCGCGGGCGGACCGGATCATCGACCTTGTCGCTCTGGAAGCAGGCTGCCCGCGTTTTACGCCGTCCATGCGGAGCCAGGTCCAGACGCCACTCGCCCAGGCGTACCAGATCATCGATCTGGCACTGGCGCTGCCAGACTATGAGGATAACCCGTTGCCGATCAGCGAGCGGGTGAACCCGATGGGGCAACCCTATCAGAGCCTGCGCCAGTATACGCCGATCGGTGTGGTCGCTGCCATAGCGGCCTATAATTTCCCTTTTCTGACGGCGCTGTGGAAGGTCATGCCCGCGCTGATCACCGGCAATATGGTGGTCCTGCGGCCAAGCCCGCTCACGCCTCTGTCCGCGGTGGTCTTCGGCGAAGCCGCCGACGAAGCCGGGCTGCCGCCGGGCGTGCTCAATATTGTCGTGGAGGGCGGGATCGAAGGGGCGCAATTGCTCACGACCCACGCGGATGTCGATATGGTGGCGTTCACCGGGTCGACCGCTGTGGGCGTGCAGGTGATGCAGCAGGCAGCAGCGACGATGAAGCGCCTGCAACTCGAACTGGGTGGCAAGTCGGCGCAGATTTTCCTGCCCGATGCCATCGACAAGGTCGTGCCCGTCATGATTGGCGCATGCACCGCCCATGCGGGGCAGGGCTGCGCGCTGGGCACCCGCATCTTCGTGCCGGAGGCGGACAAGCCCGCGATCGTGGAGAAGATCAAGGCTGCATTCGCTGCCATCCGCATCGGCGGGGCTGATGACCTTACGACCCAGTTGGGGCCGGTTATCTCGGCCGCGCAACGTGCGCGTTGCGAACATTTCGTTGCGCTTGCGGTGGAGAGTGGCGGGACCATCGTTACGGGCGGTCGGCGTCCGGACAGCCCGGAAGGCGGCTTTTTCTTCGAGCCGACCGTGCTTGATCTGCCCGACAATGCGAACCCTGCGGCGCAGGAGGAGATATTCGGGCCGGTGCTCTGCATCATCGGTTATCGCGACCTCGATCATGCGGTGCAGATGGCGAACGACTCCCGCTACGGGCTGTCTGGCTACGTTTTTGGCGCGGATCGGCGCAAGGCGCTGGAGGTCGCGTTGCGGATCAAGAGCGGCACGGTCAATGTGAACGGCGCGATGATGAGCAGCTATGTTTCGGCCGGCGGCCAGCGGATGAGCGGCGTCGGGCGTGAGCGGGGCGTCGAGGGCATCCGCCTTTACCAGCAACTTAGCTGCATCAACATGGGGGCATGA
- a CDS encoding IclR family transcriptional regulator — translation MTRSSPGVARVVAILNFMAEHPGESFTLTDFVRALKLSRATCHALLAGLVEANYLYRTSDKSYVLGPALIAVGRVADEHLSPVRIALPEMRVLADEYDAVCTAVFREGNEIIVRERAASRSNLGWSVPRGTRLPLKPPAGTNWVSWSPQADADAFIDSTLPGVSKEYREELHAGIRLTRELGFQIILRTSDEQRGSIGWLFDEPDAVAGISVATTLDEAETYPLASLAAPVFDAQKQVAFVLVLSGLGGSYSGAQIMQIGRRLRDAGHRLTDFLAGRQP, via the coding sequence ATGACCCGTTCTTCTCCTGGCGTCGCGCGTGTGGTGGCCATCCTCAATTTCATGGCCGAACATCCCGGCGAATCTTTCACCCTGACGGATTTCGTGCGGGCGCTGAAGCTGAGCCGGGCGACCTGCCATGCCCTGCTCGCCGGGCTTGTGGAGGCCAATTATCTTTATCGGACCAGCGACAAAAGCTATGTGCTCGGTCCCGCGCTGATCGCTGTCGGCCGGGTCGCGGACGAGCATCTCTCCCCGGTTCGCATCGCCCTGCCGGAAATGCGCGTTCTGGCGGATGAATATGACGCGGTCTGCACGGCTGTGTTTCGGGAGGGCAATGAAATCATCGTCCGGGAACGGGCCGCCTCGCGCTCCAATCTGGGCTGGTCGGTGCCGCGCGGCACGCGATTGCCGCTGAAACCCCCGGCCGGTACCAATTGGGTGAGCTGGTCGCCTCAGGCCGATGCAGATGCGTTTATCGACTCCACTTTGCCGGGCGTCTCGAAGGAATATCGCGAGGAACTTCACGCGGGTATCCGCCTTACGCGCGAACTGGGCTTTCAGATCATTCTGAGAACGTCGGATGAGCAGCGGGGATCGATCGGCTGGCTGTTTGACGAACCCGATGCCGTCGCCGGAATCAGCGTCGCCACCACATTGGACGAGGCGGAAACCTATCCGCTCGCGTCCCTCGCCGCGCCGGTGTTCGACGCGCAAAAGCAGGTCGCGTTCGTACTCGTGCTAAGCGGCCTGGGCGGTTCCTACAGCGGCGCGCAGATCATGCAGATTGGCCGCCGACTGCGTGACGCGGGGCATCGCCTCACCGATTTTCTGGCAGGCCGCCAACCCTGA
- a CDS encoding TonB-dependent receptor: MTKLLASTLWASASMIALGTGASSAAQTGGDPTDIIVTARRVEERLQDVPISITVFNQGQLDNRNINSGNDLATYTPSLSANSRFGTDNASFAIRGFSQESRTTASVGIYFADVVAPRGGTASIGSGDGAGPGSFFDLQNVQVLKGPQGTLFGRNTTGGAVLLVPRRPGEDFEGYVEGSVGNYDLRRLQGVINTPLGDTARLRIGFDRQVRDGYMKNISGIGPDDFADLDYWALRASLVIDLTPNLENYTILSYLHSSTNGQLPQVSACNNAIFPQGQPICDQIDRQRGQSKFAVQSAVADPLSLVRQWQIINTTTWQATDQLTVKNIASYSQFYNRIRSDFFGVDAIVPPSQTNPRTGAVVAGGALTGAHGSFNTSFAPPGGSLADQENVTEELQFQGRGFGGKLNWQAGGYLELSNPLGDNSIYAATRLICTDRFAFQCANFPGTTGSLTIQRFRASFHNYALYGQASYSLTDHLKLTGGFRYTWDVSRARALNAQFLFPAGSAPVGRCANPTLRPAGNPPITSLNQCLDRPVQRSDAPTWLLGLDYTPMDDFLIYAKYARGYRQGSVNPLAAGGFTTYDPEKVEAYEIGVKASWHGAVPGNLNLAGFYNDLSNQQIALGLTSSPARGSAPPNNAIVNIGQSRLKGVEVETSLGPVAGFRIDASYAYIDAKLKTTVTPTFPADSPYDGFIPINPGQPAPYTPKHKLSLTGTYTLPLPESVGDVSVSATYSYIDKQVIFSTTYGTLPSYELLNFNLNWREVAGSPIDLSLFATNVTNKRYAVAVNDMHASGGFVSYLYGQPRMYGLRLRYAFGG, encoded by the coding sequence ATGACCAAGCTATTGGCGTCCACACTGTGGGCATCCGCATCCATGATCGCGCTGGGAACTGGTGCATCATCCGCTGCACAGACCGGCGGCGACCCGACGGACATCATCGTGACCGCGCGGCGGGTCGAGGAACGGCTACAGGATGTGCCGATCTCCATCACCGTGTTCAATCAAGGGCAACTCGACAACCGGAACATCAACAGCGGTAACGATCTGGCGACCTATACGCCCTCGCTCAGCGCCAATAGCCGTTTTGGCACCGACAATGCGAGTTTCGCCATCCGCGGCTTTTCGCAGGAATCGCGCACTACGGCATCGGTGGGCATCTATTTCGCCGATGTCGTGGCGCCACGCGGCGGTACTGCGTCCATCGGCAGTGGCGATGGCGCTGGTCCTGGTTCCTTCTTCGACCTTCAGAACGTCCAGGTGTTGAAAGGTCCGCAGGGCACTCTGTTCGGTCGCAACACCACCGGCGGCGCAGTCCTGCTGGTCCCCCGGCGTCCCGGCGAGGATTTTGAGGGTTATGTGGAAGGATCGGTCGGCAATTATGACCTGCGGCGGTTGCAAGGGGTTATCAACACACCCCTGGGCGACACTGCTCGCCTGCGGATCGGCTTCGACCGGCAGGTCCGCGACGGTTATATGAAGAATATTTCGGGCATCGGGCCGGATGATTTCGCCGATCTCGATTACTGGGCGCTGCGCGCCAGCCTGGTCATCGACCTGACGCCCAATCTCGAAAACTACACCATCCTTTCCTATCTCCATTCCAGCACCAACGGGCAATTGCCCCAGGTATCGGCCTGCAACAACGCCATTTTTCCGCAAGGCCAACCGATTTGCGATCAGATCGATCGACAACGGGGCCAGAGCAAATTCGCGGTCCAATCCGCCGTCGCCGACCCGCTCAGCCTGGTGCGCCAATGGCAGATCATCAACACGACGACCTGGCAGGCGACCGACCAGCTTACGGTCAAGAACATCGCCAGCTACTCGCAATTCTATAACCGTATCCGGTCGGACTTCTTTGGCGTCGATGCGATCGTCCCCCCGTCGCAGACCAACCCGCGAACAGGCGCCGTGGTCGCGGGCGGCGCTCTGACCGGCGCGCATGGCTCGTTCAACACATCCTTCGCGCCGCCGGGCGGCTCGCTCGCCGATCAGGAGAACGTCACCGAGGAATTGCAGTTTCAGGGACGCGGTTTTGGCGGCAAGCTGAACTGGCAGGCGGGCGGTTATCTGGAGCTTAGCAATCCGCTGGGCGACAACAGCATCTATGCCGCGACACGGCTGATCTGCACAGACAGGTTCGCCTTTCAATGCGCGAACTTCCCCGGCACGACAGGCTCGCTTACGATCCAGCGCTTCCGCGCCTCTTTCCACAATTACGCGCTCTATGGTCAGGCCTCCTACAGCCTGACAGACCATCTGAAACTGACCGGCGGGTTCCGCTACACCTGGGACGTTTCGCGGGCACGCGCGCTGAACGCCCAGTTCCTGTTCCCGGCCGGATCGGCGCCCGTCGGCCGCTGCGCCAATCCCACGTTGCGCCCGGCAGGCAATCCTCCGATCACCAGCCTCAACCAGTGCCTCGACAGACCCGTCCAAAGGAGCGACGCGCCCACATGGCTGCTGGGGCTGGACTATACGCCCATGGATGACTTCCTCATCTACGCCAAATATGCGCGCGGCTATCGGCAGGGCAGCGTCAATCCGCTCGCGGCGGGTGGTTTCACCACCTATGATCCAGAAAAGGTGGAGGCCTATGAGATCGGCGTGAAAGCGAGTTGGCACGGCGCTGTTCCCGGCAATCTGAACCTTGCGGGCTTCTACAACGATCTGTCGAACCAGCAGATAGCCCTTGGCCTCACATCCTCGCCAGCGCGCGGCTCGGCGCCGCCGAACAACGCCATCGTCAATATCGGGCAATCGCGGTTGAAAGGGGTCGAGGTCGAAACAAGCCTTGGTCCGGTCGCCGGCTTTCGCATCGATGCAAGCTATGCCTATATCGATGCGAAGCTGAAAACGACCGTAACCCCCACCTTCCCCGCCGATAGTCCCTATGACGGGTTCATTCCGATCAACCCCGGACAACCCGCCCCCTACACCCCCAAGCATAAACTTTCACTCACCGGCACGTACACGCTGCCACTTCCTGAAAGCGTCGGGGACGTGTCAGTCTCGGCAACCTACAGCTATATCGACAAGCAGGTCATTTTCAGCACGACCTACGGCACGCTACCCTCTTACGAGTTGCTCAATTTCAATCTGAACTGGCGTGAGGTCGCCGGCAGCCCGATCGACCTGTCGCTATTTGCGACCAATGTCACCAACAAGCGCTACGCCGTCGCAGTGAATGACATGCACGCCTCCGGCGGCTTCGTGTCCTATCTGTACGGTCAGCCGCGTATGTACGGCCTGCGCCTACGCTATGCCTTTGGAGGTTAG
- a CDS encoding TonB-dependent receptor plug domain-containing protein yields MTMFKTSFVSLLAIAVATPAFAQADPNQLPMGYAGEPIVITASRSGEGVPVSQLGASVTVLEAQTLDNRQTRIVSDILRDVPGLAISRSGAIGSPTQVRIRGSEGNHVLVLIDGIEAADPYQGEYDFGTLLADPAARIEVLRGQQSSLYGSDAIGGVIHYITLTGAEAPGFSARAEGGSFGTYSGSARTAGVAGTLDYAVSGTYYHTRGTPTARLGTRDVGSDNAGFSAKLIWSPSDNFKLIGVARYSYTDVDTNNNESDPASPLFGTIVDTPGAYQKNEGFYGLLRAEFTALDGRWTNALSGQIADTTRKGFIASGLDYGDKGQRYKGSFTSSLKFGTDTVVHRLTAAVDVEREQFQNITPSPFAFQGKRHTDNVGLVGQYELLVDEALSLGASIRRDENNRFDDTTTWRAQGSYRFATGTRIRGAYGTGVKNPGYFELFGFTDGQYIGNPNLKPEKSQGWEAGIEQSIGGDKATIGATWFDSKLKDEIYTTYPAPDFIATPGNRTTDSKQHGLEVFVSARPIPQIRLDAAYTYLKAREDGIVEVRRPKHIGSFNTTVFSTDQRFSGTLTLRYNGRQEDVAFTDPSFIPVRVSLRDYVLVNLNAEYKLRDNIAIFGRVENLTDEQYEEVFSFATQGRAAYGGVRVRF; encoded by the coding sequence ATGACCATGTTCAAGACCAGTTTCGTGTCGCTTTTGGCCATAGCAGTGGCGACACCCGCCTTTGCCCAGGCTGATCCCAACCAACTCCCGATGGGCTATGCGGGCGAACCAATCGTCATCACCGCCTCCCGATCGGGCGAGGGCGTGCCAGTGAGTCAGCTCGGCGCATCGGTGACGGTGCTTGAGGCACAGACGCTCGACAATCGCCAGACGCGCATCGTGTCCGACATATTGCGCGACGTGCCCGGCCTGGCGATCAGCCGTAGCGGCGCGATCGGCAGCCCGACGCAGGTGCGCATCCGCGGGTCGGAGGGCAACCATGTGCTGGTTCTGATCGACGGGATCGAGGCGGCCGACCCTTATCAGGGCGAATATGATTTCGGCACGCTGCTCGCGGACCCTGCGGCCCGGATAGAAGTGCTGCGCGGTCAGCAATCGTCGCTCTATGGGTCGGATGCCATTGGCGGCGTCATTCATTACATCACCCTGACAGGCGCCGAAGCGCCGGGGTTCAGCGCCCGCGCGGAAGGGGGCTCCTTTGGCACCTATAGCGGCAGCGCGCGCACCGCGGGCGTTGCAGGCACCCTCGATTACGCGGTGTCCGGGACTTATTATCACACGCGCGGCACGCCGACCGCCCGCCTTGGCACGCGTGACGTCGGGTCGGACAATGCGGGCTTCAGCGCCAAGCTGATCTGGTCCCCCTCTGACAATTTCAAGCTGATCGGGGTTGCCCGCTACAGCTATACCGACGTGGACACCAACAACAATGAGAGCGATCCGGCCAGCCCGCTGTTCGGCACCATCGTCGACACCCCCGGCGCCTATCAGAAGAATGAAGGTTTTTACGGCCTGTTGCGCGCCGAGTTCACGGCGCTTGATGGTCGCTGGACCAATGCGCTGTCCGGCCAGATCGCTGACACAACGCGCAAAGGCTTTATCGCGTCCGGCCTCGATTATGGCGACAAGGGGCAGCGCTATAAGGGATCGTTCACCAGCAGCCTGAAGTTCGGCACCGATACGGTCGTCCACCGCCTGACCGCCGCCGTCGATGTCGAGCGCGAGCAGTTCCAGAACATCACCCCCTCCCCCTTCGCCTTTCAGGGCAAGCGCCACACCGACAATGTCGGTCTGGTCGGGCAATATGAGCTGCTGGTCGACGAGGCGCTTTCGCTGGGCGCCTCGATACGCCGGGATGAAAATAATCGCTTCGACGACACCACCACATGGCGCGCGCAGGGCAGCTATCGCTTCGCCACCGGCACGCGCATCCGTGGCGCCTATGGCACGGGCGTCAAGAATCCCGGCTATTTCGAACTGTTTGGCTTTACCGACGGCCAGTATATCGGCAACCCGAACCTGAAGCCTGAAAAGTCGCAAGGCTGGGAAGCCGGCATCGAACAGAGCATCGGTGGCGACAAGGCGACGATCGGCGCGACCTGGTTCGACAGCAAGCTGAAGGACGAGATTTACACAACCTACCCCGCACCCGATTTCATCGCGACGCCGGGCAATCGCACCACCGACTCCAAACAGCATGGTCTGGAGGTTTTCGTCAGCGCACGGCCGATCCCGCAGATCCGGTTGGACGCCGCCTATACCTATCTGAAAGCCCGAGAGGATGGCATCGTCGAAGTCCGGCGGCCCAAGCATATCGGCAGCTTCAACACGACCGTCTTTAGCACCGACCAGCGCTTCTCGGGCACGCTGACGCTGCGTTATAATGGGCGGCAGGAGGATGTGGCCTTTACTGATCCGAGCTTTATCCCGGTTCGGGTCAGCCTGCGTGACTATGTGCTCGTCAACCTGAACGCCGAATATAAGCTGCGGGACAATATTGCGATCTTCGGTCGGGTCGAGAATCTGACCGACGAGCAGTATGAGGAAGTGTTCAGCTTCGCCACGCAGGGTCGCGCAGCCTATGGCGGTGTGCGCGTGCGCTTCTAA